The proteins below come from a single Micromonospora citrea genomic window:
- a CDS encoding ABC-F family ATP-binding cassette domain-containing protein, whose product MITATGLELRAGARILLSDTTLRVQPGDRIGLVGRNGAGKTTTLKVLAGEGQPYAGQIDRRSAIGYLPQDPRTGDLEVTGRDRVLSARGLDVLMAQMKEIEAKLADGADDRLVRRYGALEDQFASLGGYAAEAEAARICANLGLPDRALAQTIGTLSGGQRRRIELARILFRDAGENGGGILLLDEPTNHLDADSITWLRGFLANHKGGLIVISHDGSLLESVVNKVWFLDATRSVVDVYNLGWKAYLEARETDERRRRRERANAEKKAGALMAQADKMRAKATKTVAAQNMARRAEKLISGLEEVRVADKVAKVRFPSPAPCGKTPLTATGLSKSYGSLEIFTDVNVAVDRGSRVAILGLNGAGKTTLLRMLGGLLEPDTGEVHAGHGLRLGYYAQEHETLDVDRTVLEHMRSAAIEQTDTELRKILGAFLFSGEDVDKPAGVLSGGEKTRLALATLVCSGANVLLLDEPTNNLDPVSREQVLDAIARYPGAIVLVTHDPGAVMALKPDRAILLPDGDEDAWSDDLLELVELA is encoded by the coding sequence ATGATCACTGCCACCGGCCTGGAGCTGCGCGCCGGCGCCCGCATCCTGCTGTCCGACACCACGCTGCGCGTGCAGCCGGGTGACCGGATTGGCCTGGTCGGCCGCAACGGCGCCGGCAAGACCACCACGCTCAAGGTGCTCGCCGGCGAGGGGCAGCCGTACGCCGGGCAGATCGACCGGCGCAGCGCCATCGGCTACCTCCCGCAGGACCCGCGCACCGGCGACCTGGAGGTCACCGGCCGCGACCGGGTCCTCTCCGCCCGGGGTCTGGACGTGCTGATGGCCCAGATGAAGGAGATCGAGGCCAAGCTCGCCGACGGCGCCGACGACAGGCTGGTCCGCCGCTACGGCGCGCTGGAGGACCAGTTCGCCTCCCTCGGCGGGTACGCGGCCGAGGCCGAGGCCGCCCGGATCTGCGCCAACCTCGGGCTGCCGGACCGGGCGCTCGCCCAGACCATCGGCACGCTCTCCGGCGGCCAGCGCCGCCGCATCGAGCTGGCCCGGATCCTGTTCCGCGACGCCGGCGAGAACGGCGGCGGCATCCTGCTGCTCGACGAGCCGACCAACCACCTCGACGCCGACTCGATCACCTGGCTGCGCGGCTTCCTCGCCAACCACAAGGGCGGCCTGATCGTGATCTCCCACGACGGCTCGCTGCTGGAGTCGGTGGTCAACAAGGTGTGGTTCCTCGACGCCACCCGCTCCGTGGTCGACGTCTACAACCTGGGCTGGAAGGCCTACCTGGAGGCCCGCGAGACCGACGAGCGGCGCCGCCGCCGCGAACGGGCCAACGCCGAGAAGAAGGCCGGCGCGCTGATGGCACAGGCCGACAAGATGCGGGCCAAGGCCACCAAGACCGTCGCCGCGCAGAACATGGCCCGCCGCGCCGAGAAGCTGATCTCCGGACTGGAGGAGGTACGCGTCGCCGACAAGGTGGCGAAGGTGCGCTTCCCCAGCCCGGCCCCGTGCGGCAAGACGCCGCTCACCGCGACGGGCCTGTCCAAGTCGTACGGCTCGCTGGAGATCTTCACCGACGTGAACGTGGCGGTGGACCGGGGCTCGCGGGTCGCCATCCTCGGGCTCAACGGCGCCGGCAAGACCACCCTGCTGCGGATGCTCGGCGGCCTGCTGGAGCCGGACACCGGCGAGGTGCACGCCGGGCACGGCCTGCGGCTGGGCTACTACGCGCAGGAACACGAGACCCTCGACGTGGACCGGACGGTGCTGGAGCACATGCGCAGCGCCGCCATCGAGCAGACCGACACCGAGCTGCGCAAGATCCTCGGCGCGTTCCTCTTCTCCGGCGAGGACGTGGACAAGCCGGCCGGGGTCCTCTCCGGCGGCGAGAAGACCCGGCTGGCCCTGGCCACCCTGGTCTGCTCCGGCGCGAACGTGCTGCTGCTCGACGAGCCGACGAACAACCTCGACCCGGTTAGCCGGGAGCAGGTGCTCGACGCCATCGCCCGCTACCCGGGCGCGATCGTGCTGGTCACCCACGACCCCGGCGCGGTCATGGCACTGAAGCCCGACCGCGCCATCCTGCTTCCCGACGGCGACGAGGACGCCTGGAGCGACGACCTCCTGGAACTGGTCGAACTCGCCTGA
- a CDS encoding helix-turn-helix domain-containing protein, producing the protein MAATGTATSTEKGRRIVGAERQTLAKDLVKRYTSGESIRALAASTGRSYGFIHRVLTESGVQLRQRGGARRRKKA; encoded by the coding sequence ATGGCAGCCACTGGCACAGCCACCAGCACTGAGAAGGGTCGCCGGATCGTCGGAGCCGAGCGTCAGACGCTCGCCAAGGACCTGGTAAAGCGGTACACCTCGGGTGAGAGCATCCGCGCGCTCGCGGCCTCGACCGGCCGTTCCTACGGGTTCATCCACCGGGTGCTCACCGAGTCCGGGGTTCAGCTGCGGCAGCGTGGCGGCGCCCGGCGTCGCAAGAAGGCATGA
- a CDS encoding enoyl-CoA hydratase/isomerase family protein → MSSEATGVRLECDGPVATVTLCRPDVLNAQTPAMWHAMSEFARNLPGDVRVVVVRGEGRAFSAGLDLTVAGASGPGSFAELATLPEHECADRIGEMQGGFTWLHRPDIVSVAAVQGHAIGAGFQLALACDLRVLAEDAKFSMAEVTLGLVPDLAGTKRLVDLVGYSRALEICATGRRMDAAEADRIGLATVVVPNADLDAAVRDLTAGLLANNRNAVVEIKALLAGAVGRSAAEQQRAEREAQTRRLRDLAGRGE, encoded by the coding sequence TTGAGTTCAGAGGCGACCGGGGTTCGGCTGGAGTGCGACGGGCCGGTCGCGACGGTCACGCTGTGCCGGCCCGACGTGCTCAACGCCCAGACCCCGGCGATGTGGCACGCGATGAGCGAGTTCGCCCGGAATCTCCCCGGCGACGTGCGTGTCGTGGTCGTCCGCGGCGAGGGGCGGGCGTTCTCCGCCGGCCTCGACCTGACGGTGGCCGGGGCGTCCGGGCCGGGCTCGTTCGCCGAGCTCGCCACCCTGCCCGAGCACGAGTGTGCCGACCGGATCGGGGAGATGCAGGGCGGCTTCACCTGGCTGCACCGGCCCGACATCGTCTCCGTCGCCGCCGTGCAGGGCCACGCGATCGGCGCCGGGTTCCAGCTGGCGCTCGCCTGCGACCTGCGGGTGCTCGCCGAGGACGCGAAGTTCTCCATGGCCGAGGTGACGCTCGGCCTGGTGCCGGATCTCGCCGGCACCAAGCGCCTGGTCGACCTGGTCGGCTACAGCCGCGCGCTGGAGATCTGCGCCACCGGCCGGCGGATGGACGCCGCCGAAGCGGACCGGATCGGCCTGGCCACGGTGGTGGTGCCGAACGCCGACCTGGACGCCGCGGTGCGCGACCTGACCGCCGGGCTGCTGGCCAACAACCGCAACGCGGTGGTGGAGATCAAGGCGCTGCTGGCCGGCGCCGTCGGTCGGTCGGCCGCCGAGCAGCAGCGGGCCGAGCGTGAGGCGCAGACCCGGCGGCTGCGCGACCTCGCGGGTCGGGGAGAATAG